One Vicia villosa cultivar HV-30 ecotype Madison, WI linkage group LG5, Vvil1.0, whole genome shotgun sequence genomic window, CttaattgaaattataataaGGCAAACAGGACTTAGGGTCATGACTTTTATCTTAGATGTCTCCACACGACTTAAGCACTTCTATTACGAGAATTCTAACACAATTTAtagaaaaatagattattatggacAATACCTAATTTTGCCAGCGTATTGTCCTATCTCCGACAAATGGGACGCTCGTCGGCTTTCGCTCACATAGAAGCGTTTGTCAATGATCGTTACTTTTGCACAATTACTAAAAATGGAACCTTTCACAATCTCATCCGATCACTTTCGTGACTCTGACTTAACTGATTAAAAAAAGTGTTATTCGTGGCGAGGTTTGAATAAAAAACTcagtattaaaaataaaaaggatgGAATTCTCGTAATTGGCTTAAGTTGATTCGTACAGATAATCATTGATAGGGTTCATGACCCTTAGTCCCTAAGAAACTACTCAATCATGGTGAGGGAAAATTCAATCAAAGTAATTCTTATAGATGAAAATAtacttaataataaaaataaaataaaatgataaataaaaccTAAATAAATGAAAAGCTTCAATATAAATTGATTCAGCTGCTCCAATGGAGACTTGAGTACAAAACTTGGAAAACTAAAATACGTGAATTGAAACAGAATGAAAACTAGATAAAAACCCAAGACTACCTATGAGTTTTTATATCATATTCTAAACATGGAAAATATATCCTTGGTTCAATTGCAATTACAATCAGATCAGAACAATCAAAAGTCTCAAAATACATGAAATTGGGCCAGAAAAGGAAACAAATCAGACTTGTAATAGCCATTACGCGTGCCTGTAACATGCCTCTAGATTTTGACTTGGAAGCCTCTTTATAGAAGATCGAAGGGCCATGCCTGTTACAACCAGTAATAAGCATTACTGGTGGCCATAACAGGCTCTGCTTTTGTATGGAGAATTTcgtttcttctcctttttctattttttgtcCAGTTTTTGTCCTTCATTCGCTTGAAACGCCTATTATGACCTGGAAACAAGGGAAATGCAATACCAAAGCATAAAACATggtaaaatgaaagaaaaatagataaaagtgataaaataacAAAGTAAAACTATTGATAAAACTGATGTAAAGACCACTTATTAGTTCCTAGTTTTCCTTATGTTACCATGTTCTTTTCATTATGATCTTTACATGTAGGGATAAATGATTAAAAGTCTCAAACTAGAGAAGGCAATTTATTGGTGTTTCTCATTTATTTCTTATAACTTTTTTGAAGAAGCCATTTTAACTTCTCCATTTTCTCTATtctattttttcttcttatattaACCATTTTTCTCTAATACCCAACCCCAAACTTAAACATTTCTAACTTTCAAGAGCAACCTCAAACTTATTATTTTGCATCATACAAGGAAACTAAAATTTCTACCCAACTCCAAAGAGTGTGGAAAGATTTAATCTTTCAAGTCAAATGTATATAGATTGTTATGTCATCGTAAGAAGGGTTGAGGCTCAAAGTGGTTATACAATTGATATGTTTATTTTGTACATGTTGGTTTTAAAAAGCTCAGAGTTTTCACAAACAAGTGCCTTAGTGTGTAATTTATCAGACCAATGGACTAAGTCAGAAATTAAGCAAATTCTAGAAAATAACAAATGTACGGATACTCTCATAAGAAGAAAAATTAAACAACAAATTTTTTGGTTCAAACCTTTTTAGCTTAGATATATGGAGATTGAGTACAATTCAATTGACTATCCCTTTTCTCCATCAAATGTGAATTTGCATAAATAAATCTTTTGTAATGATCAAATATCTTTGTTCATTATTTCTTAGGGACTTGTTTCATTTTTCCTTTCATATTGTCATTGGTAAGGTAGCAGATCATTAATTAAAAGAAACAACGGTCGCCGATTCATTTATTAAGTAAAGCAAAGTAATACGGGGAATCGCACTTATCATACTAACTAACACTCTTAATTAAATTGAAGTACAAGAATGGAAATAACTAAAATAAAGACTGGGAAAATTTTTAAACTCCTAAATCACACGTTGTTGTTGAAGTAGTTTCACATTTCCTCCATGGTTTCATGAAATGATTGGTTTTGTCTAGACCAAGTTGTCCTCGTCTAATCTCTTTTAAGGGATAAAGCTTGATTGTGCTCTCTAAAGTATGCATTCATATCTTCTGTATTTGCAAAGTGTCTCTTAGATTATGGATAGGCATATGATTTTGCTGCTCATTAAAATATTCGTGAAAGTGAAATCCAAATCTGGGAGGTTTGGCTTATAAGTTAGGTGAAATTTTAGTGGACCACTTGTCCATACCAAGTACGTGATCTTGAATCATTTGCATACGATCAAGGGTTTGTTATTGTTGTAGGGGATCTTCTTGTTGCAGTTGTATCTCTAGATGATAGAAGTGATCAtggccttcatcttgggcttctTCTTCCGTACCCATATGAACATGAATTGTTGGTATCCTTCTCACGGAGCTTCGACTTATCGATTGCATTGAAGCAATCATTTTATCATTTTGGTGAGTTTGGACATCGGCTAACTTGCCCAATGcattaattatacaaaaatatccacaagcTCGTTGTGATGCATCAGCcatgtatttaatatttttagccaTCAAATGCCCAACATTTATCGGCTCATTATTCAGCATAGACATTAGACCCATAACTCTCGTCACAATGAACTCTGGTAGATTAGAATCTGCCTCTAGAGTTTTCACAAAAACGATGCCCATGCTTTTGGAATTGGACACATTTGTATTGTGAGAATCCTTGATGGAACGCCTTGCACAATAACCCATTCTGATTCTGGTAGAGAGATTTCATCAATACTTCATACATTTGCTCACTAGACATGTCATTATTGTCCCTTCTATTTTGAATACCACATAGACACGAGGGACGCAAATTTAGTAAAAGTAAATTGTTAATAGCATCAGAACTATAATCTATATGTTTACCTAGAACATATGATGTGAAATTAGAGGTGGCAAAATGGATGTATTGGATGGATATGaattggattgttaatggatggacCAAAATAATCCATTAGATCATTAACAATCCACTTAAACTTTCTTACAaatatccaatccaatccatccattaagaataaaattcatccaatccatccatttagaTCATTTTAGTGGATATCATGGCTATCAATCCATCtaaaaactaatttaaatatatttttagaaaacTCAAtttaactgtattttcaaaaaatttgattttgcTGTAAATTTGGAAAAACTCGATcttactatattttcaaaaaactcgattttactgtatttatgaaaaaactcaattttactgtattttcaaaaaacttgattttactgtatttttagaaaaactcaattttattgtatttaaaaaaaaacgattTTACTGTATTTCCAAAAAACTTAATTTTACTGTCATTTTGGTAAAATTTGATTTTACAATAATTTTGGAAAAACATGATTTTactattttcaaaaaaacttgattttactgtaattttagaaaaacttgattttactataattttgaaaaaactcaatttttcagtattttcaaaaaactttattttactgtaattttggaaaagcttgattttattgtaattttggaaaaacttgattttactatatttaaaaaacctaattttacaataatttttgaaaaactcgattttactgtattttcaaaaaacttaattttattgtattttcaaaaaagttgattttactgtattttcgaaaaactcgattttactgtatttaattgaaaaactcaattttattgtataattaaaaaaacctgattttaatgtattttcaAAGAACTTGGTTTTACTGTATTTAtgaaaaaagtcattttttttctttattttgaaaaaaatgtaattttactatgattttggaaaaacttgattttattgtaattttgaaaaaaataataattttactgtattttcaaaaaactcgatcatactgtattttcaaaatgcctgattttattgtattttcaaaaaacctaatttttctttaatttaaaaaagacATGATTTTACTGTATATTTTGAAAGCACGATTTTATCGTAATTGCCGACAAAacttgattttaatttatttttataaaatacagTAAATTCAAGTTTTttcaaaatacattaaaaattGGTTATctcaaaatacagtaaaatctattttttttaaaacaaagagatatattattaattcaaaaaacaatcAAATCACAGTAAAAtcaggtttttttaaaaaatgtaaaatcaagttttttataatattgtaaaattacattttctgaaaattacaataaaatcagGTTTTCCTGAAAATacagtaaattttatttttttaataagtacaGTAAgatcgatttttttttaaaatacaataaaaccAGGTTTttagaaaatacagtaaaatcgagtattacctaaaatacagtaaaatcaagattttaaatgtttaataaaatcgggttttttgaaaatactgtaaaagattttttttttttaaatacaataaaatcaaattttctatAAATACAGTAAGATCAGgtttttccaaaaatacagtaaaatctagtttttctaaaaatatcGTAAGATCATTTTTCTAAAAACAATATAAtctagttttttgaaaatacagtaaaatcaaggttttaaaaataatatagtgAAATCAAGTTTTattaaaatacagtaaaatcaagttttttgaaaatacagtaaaatcaaatttttttaaaaaatacagtaaaattatataattatcaaaaataaagtaaaatcgtTTTTCTAAATACAGTAAAATTTAGTTTTTTGAAATTATCGTAAAATtgggtttttaaaacaaaatacattaaaatcgaggtttttgaaaatatagtaaaattaggtttttcgaaaatacaataaaatcaaaTTGTTCAAAAAATACAATAAAGTCAAGTTTttagaaaatacagtaaaatcgtaTTTTTCTAAAAATCTAGTAAAATCGTTTTTTCTAAATACAGTAAAATctagttttttttaaacaataaaattgAGGTTTTTAAAGAAAAGACAATAAAATCGaggtttttgaaaatacagtaaaatttagttttttttttaaatacaataaaatcagggttttcaAAAATATTCAGTAAAatcttattttttcaaaaatacaataaaatcatttttctaaatacaataaactctagttttttgaaaatacagtaaaatcggattttttaaaatatagtaaaatcaagttttttgaaaatattaaaatcaaatttttcgaaaaatacaataaaatagagTTTTTCAAACATACAATAAAATCTAGTTTTTCAAACATACAGTAAAATAAACCAAAATCTATATAATCTATTTTTCTAGTATTCTCTTTTACTAGTATTTATCTAGTTTTTCCTTtacattttcaaaaactaaaccAAAATCtctaaaatctattttattttttaattttgaaaaatcatTAATAAAGTATAGCTTTCAAAAGTAgtttcataaaattaaataaattttattatctttatatttcaaaaattaaaaaaaggttttacaaaactAAACCTAAAAACACTAGTGTCAATTTTTTTCCTTCTCGGTATACCATGTCACAGTATATGAAGTTGATGCAATCATATAAAATTTCAGCAACACCATAACAAGATATTGAAGATTACTCCTTATGGAGTTTGAAATTCCATTGTACatgaataataataagaataagaagaaaaaaaactataaaaagaagaaacaaaaggaAGGGGGTCAATCGGAGTTGCACAATAAAATGTGCCATGTCCCTGCCATACTACTGTCTTTAGTTATCGTTGCCACAGAAAGCAGGCAAAATGCAATTATATCTCTTGAATCATCAAATCATGACAGGCAGCAGAAAGATAAGCCTTTAATCTATGTTGAGAATGAAAGCCATCATCCAGCTCACTGACTTTATAGTTACATTGCACGAGACTGTTAATTAAGCCTTCCCACCCTGCAACAAAATAGGTAACATGCCATAACTAAttaaatttcaaaacaaaaatgTAGCAATCTCAGAACTACATATATGTAAGaagataaattcaaataaatcaatccAAATAAGACCCTAATTATACAGACTAAATGAAGTCCTAAAAATTTGAGCAAACACTTATGCATAAGAGGCGACTTCTCAGACTCTATCCGCAAGTAAACTTTAAGGGGGACAAATGGAGATTAGCAAGCAGAAACATCGTAAAGAGCATTGCCACAAAACGCATAGACATTTCTTTCTTGCATCTCTAGAAAAACATGGGCACTGCATTATAACTTGCTGCTCTAAACTTAGATATTTAAAATTTGGTTTCTGAGTCAGGTATAATTGTTAATTGGGTCATGGATATAGCCCCAGGAGGTCTAGTGTCCTTGGAAAACCTGTTGGGTATTCACTAGATGCACGTTCAGTTAAAGCTACATTTGGTAGCTTTTGGCTTAACGTGGATTTTTACCATGGAAAAAGCATGTCAAAAGATACTCTGCATCTCTTTGGACACTTAACTTTAATGGGAACGCCATAAATGGATTTCAACACGATCTTAACTTGAAACATAGGATCTCACCCAAGATATTATTTTAGAGCAATGCACTTTGGATGGCTAATGCTATGTTTTTGTACTTAAATGACACAAAATCAGGCATATCATCATAAGTGCAATAACCAATTTAAGTGGCATCAAACATCATATTTACTGATACTATTTGAAGTTATGAAACTTGACTTCTTTGATTATAATTCATGTTTGTGACTTACTTGCATTTAAACATACAATACATAGACCCCATACACGCTTACATAGAAAAAATGTGAGCTTTAATAAAAAAGTGCATGCATAACAATCCCTATTTTTTTACCTTATGAGGTGGAGTTCCAGGTCTTGATGGGTTGTTGCCGAACCCACCTTTCCCCTTCTTATCGGAAGACTTGAGTATCTGGAAAGAGCATGTCAATGTGTCATCCACACTCATCATAGCACCGGCGTTATCAAACTCCCCACAGTAATTTGGTGCAGAGAATATTGTCACCAGCTTACGTTTGGCAAAAAACTCATATCCATCTTCTACAACCTGAGATGCAGCACCCAATATTTTAAAAGGAAAGCATCAGATCGGATTCACTGATTAATCAAAAAGAATTTAGACCCCAAGCCAAGCAAAAGCCCAATACATCAGTATAGACAGAGATATAATACAATATAAAAGCATGTCTGCAAAAAAAGGCAGTTAAACAAAGGATCGTCAATTAAACACATATAGGAATTACCACATGTTCATGACTCAAGAGGTGTTGAAATTAGTGCAGTGAGGAAATGAGAAGCCACAAGAAAACCATATTGTGCATTCATGTTTGAGATGCATTAAACATCATAAACTCTCAAGAATAggcttattttttaaaaacagtttgagTAATAATCAGTAAATTGAAAACTTATTGTGTATGCCCAACATCTGCATAAGAAACTTTAAATCATCGAAATCAACCAAACTACATGTTTCATTACCTGGTGAGCTCTGCAAATCAGATCAAGATCATGGTGCTCAAGAAACTCAGCAACCTTATCAGCCCCAAATGTGAATGACACGCCTCGATCATTTTCTCCCCATCCCTCAAGATCTTTATCAGGATCAGCCCACAGAAGGTCACAGAGAAGGCCATGATCTGGCACATCAATAGGGCGAGCAATATTCCGTATCTGATCTAAGTTTTTAAGTTCGGGAGAGAGACCACCATGCATACAAAGGATCTTCTCATCAACTAGAGCAGCAACCGGTAAACAGTTGAAGCAATCAGTAAATGTCTTCCAGAGGCGAACATTGAACCTCCTTTTGCACTCATCATAGAAACCATATATGCGATTGATGGAGGCACATTCGTGGTTACCCCTGAGAAGAAAGAAGTTCTCCTTATATTTGATTTTGTATGCGAGGAGTAAGCATATTGTCTCTATGCTCTGCTTACCACGATCAACATAATCTCCAAGAAATAAATAATTGGCTTCAGGTGGGTATCCCCCATATTCAAACAGTCTTAAGAGGTCTGAAAACTGGCCATGGACGTCTCCTGCAAATGAATTGTTTAAACAGTGGTCATATACTATTTAGCACTAACAGATAACAGTGGTCATATACTATTTAGCTCTAACAGATAACTGTGGTCATATACTATTTAGCACTAACAGATAACAGTGGTCGTATACTATTTAGCACGAACAGATAACAGTGGTCAAAAGCAACAGAAGACCAGAAGGAAAAACCACACAACTGAATGAAACAAGGCAATCAAATTAGTGGGAAATGTTTTAACAATTTTAACATTAATATTTTCCAAACCAACTATTCAAGGTCTCAAGCATAACAtccatatttttaataaaacagaAAAGATTTTGGGTGAGAAAGGACGGCGATAAGTTCACAATAGGTTCTGAAGTCCAAGAGTGTGTTTGGTTTGGCATTTGGAACTCCCAAACCGGCAACCACCATATATGCTCAAAGCCTAAGCTTCAAACCATGATTTGCGACTTAGCAAACATAAAATCAAACATGCACTAAACAttacaaacaaaataaatatggaaTCTACCACTGCAGCCctaagaataaaatttattagttACCAAGATAAATAAGTGGGCTTTTAAGATGTTTATGATTATTGCCTATTTAAACCAATGTCGTCAATCGCAACTCACGTAAAAACAGTGGCTTGTTCAAATTTCTCTACGCTACTGTCGCTACATTGCTTTGGCGCCACTGTGGCTGTAATTTAACAACACTTTGTACTATATAGTAAACTGCTGAAAAATAGTGgtgtaaacaaacaaaaaacatgtTTCTGACATGGGGATTTGACAACACTGATTTAAACCGAATACCATTCAAATGTCAACATGCCAACGAGCTAgcgtaaacaaacaaaaaacaccaTAAGACAGTGTTTTTCTGACATAGGGGAGCTTGCATTAAAATACCATAAAGCACTAACCCCAATGGCAATATTAAGCACAGATAGTTAAACAGGAAACTAATTTGAAAGCATCCAATGGAACTAGTTACATGTTCGTTTAAGTTCAAAGAAAGTAAAAACTATTACAGCTATCAAGAGCACGTCCAAAGAGTTCATAATATGAACTTCATATATTCATACAGACTCTTTACTTGCCACAGAATAATAACACAAACATGAAGAGTTAATAATTCAGCTCTACCAGTTTAACCCTCATCATCACACTTCCCCCTATCCCAAGAAAACCAAACAAACCCTAACTAAAATCCCAAACAGAATTCAACTCAAATCACAAAACAACTCCCAAAACATACATAATCAAAACCTAATCATCCACTAAACAACTACAACAATCAATCAACAAAACCACACACCATTTCACAGttccattttcttcattcaattcAATCATACAGCTCCAACATCAaaaatcacaatcaatcaatatcaCCAGCAAATATCATAACTGAAATCAACAATAACGAACAAGAAAAACAATATACCACAAATTTTGATAGGAGCTTCAAGCTCAAGAAGATTAGGTTGACTGAGAAAAATCTCCTTCGCGGAAGTACAAAGCTGCCGAATATCCGCCTCCGTAAGATGCACCTGCTTCGTCGTTCTCCCGTTCTTCGCCGATACAAGCTTCCGTATGATATCGTCAAGCACCGTATCGTCCATCACAAACCACAGAGAGAGAAACGGTTACGATTCAAAACGCGAAATGGAAGAGAGTAAACGACGAGATTTTAAGCGCCGTTTACCGGTTGTAAAACGCAGCGTTTTATAGAAGAATGAAATGAAGAGTGGTTGTGTTTTGAGGAGGCACCGTTTCTGGGAAGGATAGGAACGAACCCTAGCCCAGTTGTAACACAATCGAACTACAATCTTCGTTTTTGTAGAAATTTAATAAATAcagaaattttaaattaaaattataccttttttttcttttttccttaatCAAAGGATTTTTCTGGTCAAGTTTTTTATCGGAAAATAAATTatctgaaaatttaaaatttaaagggtTGATAGATACTAGATGGTGTGGGACCCTTACACCTCGCACGTGCAATGAGTTGATATAATTTTCGAATCTCACGTGCTCTTTTTTGTATAGTCACAAATTACAAAATTTACAATCACtataaaatgatgaatgatgaatgatgattaACCGGGAAGGGTTTCATTCACcgttttcaaattcaaatttaaacgGGTTGATTATTTATTGATTGTTATTCTATTTAAagtgttttttgttttatttgcttTTATACTTTTCTTTTTATAGGTGGATTTGGTCCATTTTTACAAGCTTTATTTGGTTAATTAAGTTGGTAAAGTAAAATTTGGTTTATTGAAGTTTCTATGTGACAATAATTTccttataacattttttttatattaagtaaataggatttgggtcatttttttcttatattaagtacatttttattttattatcagcAAATTTcggttaattaacttaaatttcTTTTAGATATTTGTATCGACTTATGCTAAAGGTAATTTTTTATCAGATAGAAACACGACTCACAATGTTATAATTTTGGAGAAAATTGGTGTTTATTACATAcaacttaattatttttaatttataggataTGAAAGCCTAAAGTGTTTTATATGATCTTTGTGAAAGATAATTAAGTAAGAAGTGTCCAAATTTTGTTCTTCAAAAGGAAAAAATGAGGTATTAAAAATTTACGAAAGGTCAACTTCGTTGGGGATATGAGGGATTAACACTCATCCATAGGTTAGGGTTTTGCCTTTAATGATAACTTTTATATCGTCAA contains:
- the LOC131603675 gene encoding serine/threonine-protein phosphatase PP1, whose amino-acid sequence is MDDTVLDDIIRKLVSAKNGRTTKQVHLTEADIRQLCTSAKEIFLSQPNLLELEAPIKICGDVHGQFSDLLRLFEYGGYPPEANYLFLGDYVDRGKQSIETICLLLAYKIKYKENFFLLRGNHECASINRIYGFYDECKRRFNVRLWKTFTDCFNCLPVAALVDEKILCMHGGLSPELKNLDQIRNIARPIDVPDHGLLCDLLWADPDKDLEGWGENDRGVSFTFGADKVAEFLEHHDLDLICRAHQVVEDGYEFFAKRKLVTIFSAPNYCGEFDNAGAMMSVDDTLTCSFQILKSSDKKGKGGFGNNPSRPGTPPHKGGKA